Part of the Procambarus clarkii isolate CNS0578487 chromosome 79, FALCON_Pclarkii_2.0, whole genome shotgun sequence genome, ACTAGATGTATTACATCACATTAATTCCCCAGCACGGCCGGATATCCTCTTTATGTCCGTTGTAACTAAAAGCCATTAAAAATAGATGACTCCCACGGCCGTTCGGTTACCATTTATTGCGGGGCCGGTAATGCCACCGGGCGGCCGGACCTGTCGATCCCGTACACTGAAAATTACGGTTGAATGAATTTGTGTTTGGAGAATGAGATAAATTTCTAGGGTGCGGTTTAACGGGGTTAGGGGGAGTGCAAAgcctaataaataataataaaaacaatatatatatatatatatatatatatatatatatatatatatatatatatatatatatatatatatatatatatatatatatatgtataataggtacctgggagttagacagctgctacgggctgcttcctggagatatgtataatatatatatatatatatatatatatatatatatatatatatatatatatatatatatatatatatatattatacatatatatattatatatatatacatatatatataatatatatattatatatatatattatatatatatatattatatatatataatatatcattatatatatattatatatataatatatatataatatatatatatatatatatatatatatatatatatatatatatatatatcgcagaaatttattaaatacagaggtctagcacactgctacagctttgttccgatcggctcggagaccctcggttcgtggggaaaatgtgcattgaagttcctgaaggaattgggggacaaattgatcagcgctacaaaagaccagagagcaaaaagtttcttgttccagcgcctcagtgttgcgattcagaggggaaatgcctgttgcgtcttgggcactagtccaacttcagaggaattcgaagaagtgtttgacctgCAACAATgatgaacccgtctgtgacattcatcaatgtttcccattgttgtgtttttcaagagatccataacctttaagcacctttttgcattattatttttgtatcaacccatgtatatcttgtaaccatcaaatgcataatatatatatatatatatatatatatatatatatatatatatatatatatatgtggcagtgtccgaccacgaaggaagaattgaaacaggaatttccttaagtactttcgtatttaataatacaactTCAGAAGGAAGAACATGTTAAATGTATAATTCTGTCACGAATGTACCTGGCAGAATGGTCTTAGGTCTTTCACGTTCAAGGAAAGTGTAAAAATACTCTAAAATTCCTTTTCTTTACGCTATTAAGGCTCCTGATGCGTTTCGCTAAGGCTCAGCTAAGCATCCTCAGAGGCAGAGGAAATTTTAATACTGGTAGAAAAACTCAAATAATATTCCATTCTGACGTAATGAGAGAGATGTAGTTACCATGTCAAAGAGGAACCAGGTAATCTAAATATATTTAAATCATTctcattatatataattatatattatatgaatatataataaCCATATATTCTCATTGCCAAGCTGGGGGCAACAGGAGTGATATAACATTGGCAGTTAGCTCTTAGTATTTTTAATAATTGACTGTACAAGGGTGTAATTAAGCTGTTTCAGAATCAttataatcttgagatgatttcggggcttttagtgtccccgcggcccggtccttgaccaggcctccacccccaggaagcagcccgtgacagctgactaacacccaggtacctattttactgctaggtaacaggggcatagcgtgaaagaacccagcccattgtttctcgccggcgcctgggatcgaacccaggaccacagaatcacaagtccagattgctgtccgctcggccgaccggctcccattattAAGCATTAGGCATGATTGTAACAATTACAAGGATTATGAGaacaatcctggcactcttcacaGCAATGATGCTCTCTCGTATTGAATGTTGCTTGGCTCTCACAATCCCTTGCCACACTTACAATATTATAGAGCTGGCACATGTGCACAGAACCTTTACTGCATGCATTAAAATCGGTGAAGCATTTAAACTGCTTGGACGAACTCCAAGCCCACTGTGAGGggggcttgacagctgagtgggtAGCGCTTTGTGttcgtagtcctaaagttccgggttcgaGGCGGAAgtaagtgggcagagtttctttttcaCTCTGatggactgttcacctagcagtaaataggtacctgggagttagacagctgctacggcttgcttcctaggggtgtgtaacaaaaaagaaggcctggtcgaggaccgggccgcgaggtcgctaagccccgaaatcatctcaagataacctcacaagataacctctcatgataacgtcttaagataacctcaaacaGCACTTCCTGGAACGAAAACGAGAGAGATATGTCACAATATATTCCAGGGAGAGACTGCAAGGTCAGGGgagagattcacgaagcagttacgcaagcacttacgaacctggggccagattcacgaagcagttacgcaagcacttacgaacctgttcatcttttctcaatctttggcggctttgtttacaattattaaacagttaatgagctccgaagcaccaggaggctgtttataacaataacaacagttgattggcaagttttcatgcatgtaaactgtttaataaatgtaaccaaagccgtcaatgattgagaaaagatgtacacgttcgtaaggtacttgcgtaactgcttcgtgaatctggccccaagttcgtaagtgcttgcgtaaatgcttcgcaaatctggccccaggctcgtaagtgcttgcgtaaatgcttcgtgaatctggccccaagttcgtaagtgcttgcgtaaatgcttcgcaaatctggccccaggctcgtaagtgcttgcgtaaatgtttcgtgaatctggccccaagttcgtaagtgcttgcgtaactgcttcgtgaatctggctcctggtcccAAACGCACACAATAACATTGTAACatacaagagagagagataagatcaGAAGTGGAAATTAAGCATACTTAAGAGACCACAGAGACCCCCCAAGACCCTTCAATCTCTAGTCAACAAAGATGAAATCAATCActagagggaattatcaggggaaaaccgTCGTTATTACGACTATATTTCACTTATATGAGGTTATATGGCACTTATATAAgggcaggataaggatttgggatgggacgagggggggggaaggaatggtgcccaagcgtTTCCACCCCCCCCTGTGAGTTGGATTACATCTCATtccccatcttgtgagtggtagtggatcccattcccatcctgtgggtggtagtggatcccatactcgtcctgtgagtggtagtggacctcattctcatcctgtgggtggtagtggaccccatactcgtcctgtgagtggtagtggacctcattctcatcctgtgagtggtagtagaccccattcccatcctgtgagtggtagtggaccccattcccatcctgtgagtggtagtggaccccatacccatcctgtgggtggtagtggaccccatacccatcctgtgggtggtacctggttgattacctggttgatggggttctgggagttcttctactccccaagcccggcccgaggccaggctcgacttgtgagagtttggtccaccaggctgttgcttggagcggcccgcaggcccacatacccacgacagcccggttggtccggcactccttggaggaataaatctagtttcctcttgaaaatgtccacggttgttccggcaatatttcttatgcttgctgggaggacgttgaacaaccgcggacctctgatgtttatacagaggGTAGTTTAGAGGGTCTGATGTTTAGGGTAGTGGACcctattcccatcctgtgggtggtagtgaaccccatacccatcctgtgagtggtagtgaaccccatacccatcctgtgggtggtagtggaccccattcccatcctgtgggtgctagtggaccccatacccatcctgtgggtggtagtggaccccattcccatcctgtgagtggtagtggaccccattcccatcctgtgagtggtagtggaccccattcccatcctgtgagtggtagtggaccccattcccatcctgtgggtggtagtggaccacatactaaTCCTGTGAGTTACAGTTGCAATTTTATGgataaatctttgaaaatgttggCCTTCAAATTAGAAATGTTTCAGTAAGTGAACAATTGTGCAAGAACCAGGATGAACTAACGTTAATTTCAGCCAGGGGGATCGGTGATGTCGTGAACATGTTTCTTAATCATATCAAGAATCTTGGTCCTTTGCGGTCCCCAAAGGCTACCCACTTAGAAGAGCCTTAAGACTCCGATTTGCAATATTTTTTCAAGCCCTTTGACCTTTTTTTTAAACGCTAAATCGAAGGTGGCGGACAGGTGGAGCAGAGCACAGGTGGCGGACAGGTGGAGCAGAGCACAGGTGGCGGACAGGTGGAGCAGAGCACAGGTGGCGGACAGGTGGAGCAGAGCACAGGTGGCGGACAGGTGGAGCTTAGTCTCCACTATATATTTTTCACATAATGACttaatcacacatcataaaataaAGAAACGACTAGGTTTCGGACCGTCTTGGACCCCTTTTCAAGCTGATTTGATCATCATATctacaaccacgttattgtgactcatcgtctgcatatgtCACACAATTCTATCAAGTTTTCAACAAGCATCTATGGTCAGTGGGAGTAGAATTAGGCCAtaagaataacataaaacattGTCCCAACTACTGCTGctatttcaacccgttctcgcaaatttaataagtcaatattgacttattagttgcgtgcataggtgacatactaaacataatagtttcccttgaaaagctttatagaaaacaccgaccttacctaacctacttagtatgttaaaataagcatcttatagcttcgtaattacaattgttacttaacctattataggtataggttaggtaataattgtaattacgaagcaataagatgcttatcttaacatactaagtaggttaggtaaggtcggtgttttctatgaagcttttcaagggaaactattatgttaagtatgttacctatgcacatatttaataagtcaatatttacttattaaatttgcgagaacgggttgggacaTTTGGAACAAACTCTTTCAGCAACAGACCCAGAGAGTAAACACAATAGACAGAAAACATCGCCTTACCCAAgtttttattgaaatattttcagGAGAGAGAATTACTCCATTTCACAGCTAATTTGCATACGGGATAAGATAATATGTAAATGTCTAGCGATGACAGGACAATCTTTTCTGCCATGCAGTTCTCTAAAAAGTTTGGTGTGTTGGACTTTGTCTTAAAAAGTTTTTGAAAGCATAAAGCTGAacttacaaccaggtgaatataaTGTCAGAGAGCAGAGTATCCATGTGGCATTTGTTTTCATCAAGTTTATAAGAAATGAATTTAATTTGATTTTTTGATTTTTTGATTTTAGAAAACTACACTAACTTCAGTGGACTCAGTGTAATTCTTAAGCCTACTAGTTACATGCTCTGAGGTGATATGGAAATACAGCAGATATACAAATATACTGATATACAAATATACTGATATACAAATATACTGATATACAAATATACTGATATACAAATATACAGATATACAAATATACAGATATACAAATATACTGATATACAAATATACTGATATACAAATATACAGATATACAAATATACAGATATACAAATATACAGATATACAAATATACAGATATACAAATATACTGATATACAAATATACTGATATACAAATATACTGATATACAAATATACAGATATACAAATATACAGATATACAAATATACAGATATACAAATATACAGATATACAAATATACAGATATACAAATATACTGATATACAAATATACTGATATACAAATATACTGATATACAAATATACAGATATACAAATATACAGATATACAAATATACAGATATACAAATATACAGATATACAAATATACTGATATACAAATATACTGATATACAAATATACAGATATACAAATATACAGATATACAAATATACAGATATACAAATATACAGATATACAAATATACAGATATACAAATATACAGATATACAAATATACAGATATACAAATATACTGATATACAAATATACTGATATACAAATATACTGATATACAAATATACAGATATACAAATATACAGATATACAAATATACAGATATACAAATATACAGATATACAAATATACTGATATACAAATATACTGATATACAAATATACAGATATACAAATATACAGATATACAAATATACAGATATACAAATATACAGATATACAAATATACAGATATACAAATATACAGATATACAAATATACAGATATACAAATATACAGATATACAAATATACAGATATACAAATATACTGATATACAAATATACTGATATACAAATATACTGATATACAAATATACAGATATACAAATATACAGATATACAAATATACAGATATACAAATATACAGATATACAAATATACTGATATACAAATATACTGATATACAAATATACAGATATACAAATATACAGATATACAAATATACAGATATACAAATATACAGATATACAAATATACAGATATACAAATATACTGATATACAAATATACAGATATACAAATATACAGATATACAAATATACAGATATACAAATATACTGATATACAAATATACTGATATACAAATATACTGATATACAAATATACAGATATACAAATATACAGATATACAAATATACTGATATACAAATATACAGATATACAAATATACAGATATACAAATATACTGATATACAAATATACAGATATACAAATATACAGATATACAAATATACAGATATACAAATATACAGATATACAAATATACTGATATACAAATATACTGATATACAAATATACTGATATACAAATATACAGATATACAAATATACAGATATACAAATATACTGATATACAAATATACTGATATACAAATATACTGATATACAAATATACAGATATACAAATATACAGATATACAAATATACAGATATACAAATATACTGATATACAAATATACAGATATACAAATATACAGATATACAAATATACAGATATACAAATATACAGATATACAAATATACAGATATACAAATATACAGACATACAGATATTGATATAGTGAGTAAccagagggttatcttgaggttatcttgagattatttcggggcttttagtgtccccgcggcccggtcctcgaccaggcctccaccccccaggaagcagcctgtgacagctgactaacacccaggtaactatttgactgctaggtaacaggggcatagggtgaa contains:
- the LOC138357638 gene encoding NADH-ubiquinone oxidoreductase chain 5-like codes for the protein MNELLIAPSICIMSRDECVIKISVQREYRVMSVSSRSVSNYICISVYLYICIFVYLYICISVYLYISIFVYQYICISVYLYICIFVYQYICISVYLYISIFVYLYICISVYLYICIFVYLYICISVYLYICIFVYLYICISVYLYICIFVYLYICISVYLYISIFVYQYICISVYLYICIFVYLYICISVYLYICIFVYLYICISVYLYICIFVYLYICISVYLYISIFVYLYICISVYLYICIFVYLYICISVYLYISIFVYQYICISVYLYICIFVYLYICISVYLYICIFVYLYICISVYLYICIFVYLYICISVYLYISIFVYLYICISVYLYICIFVYLYICISVYLYISIFVYQYICISVYLYICIFVYLYICISVYLYICIFVYLYICISVYLYISIFVYQYICISVYLYICIFVYLYICISVYLYISIFVYQYICISVYLYICIFVYLYICISVYLYICIFVYLYICISVYLYISIFVYQYICISVYLYICIFVYLYICISVYLYISIFVYQYICISVYLYICIFVYQYICISVYLYISIFVYQYICISAVFPYHLRACN